A section of the Bombus huntii isolate Logan2020A chromosome 5, iyBomHunt1.1, whole genome shotgun sequence genome encodes:
- the LOC126866172 gene encoding guanine nucleotide exchange factor DBS-like isoform X1, which yields MASSPTSIENQIDSFLEQFKRSASRAMEESHRSSYNACSSSISHSRSGNLDLEILEAEDVESMTGEIENGDLAIRDVADLLQSQYAIIAGGKTREGCPIITFPDNGNFHNLSDLDYQRLMLYLTSVPTLQEADLGFHLIIDRRNDKWNSVKTVLLKISGFFPGLVHVAYVLRPAGFLQKAISEVSNKLFREDFKFRVIFLANVAELHELIDKDQLTEQLGGTLPYCHHTWIQNRISLEKFSSMTQDVSLALDSFTRRLAEIEFPNNTVATTSLLSQQQVEYNELKEEILSAARHGEALLDSVRQLTGKGTADRLGNVAAIERLLVQLEETERTFDLFWTHHSSRLRHCLALRQFEADFRELQAILDQHLKTIEEMTEVGETQARVEQLVCDTSAFQRICRGDIERAEEVISAGQQLLSGRHQCPTDVVEPKCVELQRICTILSQRLERRLHMLTKCRELMERIDKANTWCTRGIELLASQNNTTPPDQALQELQELIEAAEEFHHPRCIFQDSVMPETKALITQVLQRIEDVSLMCDKRIMTLKQQLIKPARPVQTVTPEPVKPLQSLPQIVKPGRILKKANTMPKMEMSPIEGESSSPESESKDTEALRLKRGHVLAELVETERIYVAELGTIIKGYKMELINEAMAHLVPAALVGKGDILFGNLEDIYIFHGETFLKDLENCISNTELVALCFVQRREMFFRLYSYYCQNIPRSEKLREQIQNEPQFLAACQQKLGHKLHLAAYLLKPVQRITKYQLLLKDLLKYSDEPSCCTELQEALDCMLVVLKCVNDSMHQTAITGFGGDLNAQGELLLQGSFSVWSSSKRERLLRLKPSQRHIFLYEKAFIFCKHSKPQAHNKATYHFKRYLKMSQIGLTESVKGDARRFEIWLQGRAEVHTIQASTVDVKQSWVRQIKGVLMSQLAELKGKQNSALGKTNHKYILLFIGHIKNFNDYNNFAQNICRPLRQTISWEAQGSVSGSLRTLSVDGSSVISHITDISQSTEDDIAWSSENSNTDDEDAFSENPGPAPGGRYVALADYCAVGQSEVTMREGDNLELLKVGCAGWWFVKLISTGIEGWAPAAYLEPMNRKSSRSSQSVNSQETI from the exons ATGGCCAGCTCGCCGACCAGCATCGAAAATCAAATAGACAGTTTTTTGGAACAGTTCAAACGCAGTGCCTCCCGCGCAATGGAAGAGTCTCATAGGTCCAGTTATAATGCTTGTAGCAGTAGTATCAGTCATAGTCGAAGTGGAAACCTGGATCTCGAAATCTTGGAAGCTG aaGATGTAGAGAGCATGACAGGTGAGATTGAAAATGGAGATTTGGCAATCCGAGATGTTGCAGACCTTCTTCAATCACAGTATGCTATTATAGCAG GAGGAAAAACTCGAGAAGGATGTCCTATAATTACTTTTCCAGATAATggtaattttcataatttatctGACTTGGATTACCAACGTCTCATGCTGTATCTTACTTCTGTGCCAAC ATTACAAGAAGCAGATCTTGGATTCCATTTAATTATTGATAGAAGAAATGATAAGTGGAACTCTGTGAAAACTGTGTTATTAAAGATCTCT GGCTTTTTTCCTGGTTTAGTTCATGTAGCATATGTTCTGCGTCCAGCTGGATTTTTACAAAAAGCTATTTCAGAAGTATCAAACAAGCTATTTAGAGAAGATTTCAAATTTAGAGTTATATTTTTAGCAAATGTTGCTGAACTTCATGAACTTATAGATAAAGATCAGTTAACTGAACAACTGGGTGGTACCTTGCCATATTGTCATCACACTTGGATACAAAATAGAATT aGTTTAGAAAAATTTTCATCAATGACTCAAGACGTATCTCTCGCATTGGATTCTTTCACTCGGCGTTTAGCCGAAATtgaatttcctaataatacaGTTGCAACTACATCTTTACTATCTCAACAACAAGTAGAATACAAtgaattaaaagaagaaattcttAGTGCTGCAAGACATGGTGAAGCACTATTGGATAGTGTAAGACAATTAACTGGCAAGGGAACAGCTGATAGATTAGGAAatgttgcagcaatagaaag ATTGCTTGTTCAGTTAGAAGAAACAGAACGCACTTTTGACCTGTTTTGGACACATCATAGTTCTCGTTTGAGACACTGCTTAGCATTAAGACAATTTGAAGCTGACTTTAGAGAGTTACAAGCAATATTAGATCAACATCTAAAAACTATAGAAGAAATGACAGAAGTAGGAGAAACTCAAGCAAGGGTTGAGCAGTTAGTTTGTGACACATCAGCATTTCAAAGAATATGTAGA GGAGATATAGAACGAGCAGAGGAGGTGATATCTGCTGGTCAACAACTATTATCTGGGAGGCATCAATGTCCTACAGATGTTGTAGAACCAAAGTGCGTGGAACTACAGAGGATTTGTACTATTCTAAGTCAAAGATTAGAAAGACGATTACATATGTTAACTAAATGTAGGGAACTCATGGAACGTATAGATAAG gCAAACACATGGTGTACACGTGGTATAGAATTACTTGCCTCACAAAACAATACGACTCCACCTGATCAAGCACTTCAAGAATTACAAGAATTAATAGAAGCTGCTGAAGAATTTCACCATCCCAGATGTATTTTTCAAGACTCTGTAATGCCTGAAACTAAGGCTCTTATTACTCAa gtTTTGCAAAGAATAGAAGATGTATCTTTGATGTGTGATAAAAGAATAATGACACTAAAACAGCAATTAATTAAACCAGCAAGACCAGTTCAAACTGTAACACCTGAACCAGTTAAACCATTGCAATCACTGCCTCAAATTGTTAAACCTGGAAGAATTCTTAAAAAAGCTAACACTATGCCGAAG ATGGAGATGAGTCCTATAGAAGGGGAATCTTCATCTCCAGAAAGTGAATCTAAAGACACAGAAGCTTTACGTTTAAAGCGTGGACATGTTTTAGCGGAACTAGTTGAAACTGAACGAATTTATGTTGCTGAGTTAGGTACTATAATTAAAGGATACAAAATggaattaataaatgaagCAATGGCTCATTTAGTACCAGCAGCATTAGTCGGCAAAGgagatattttatttggaaaCTTAGaagatatatacatttttcatggagaaacatttttaaaagatttagaaaattgtatttcaaaTACCGAACTTGTCGCGTTATGTTTTGTACAAAGG CGCGAGATGTTCTTCAGATTATATAGTTATTATTGTCAAAACATTCCGAGATCTGAAAAATTACGAGAACAGATACAAAATGAACCACAGTTTCTTGCAGCTTGTCAACAAAAGCTTGGTCACAAATTACACCTTGCTGCATACCTTCTAAAGCCTGTTCAACGTATAACAAAATACCAATTGTTGTTGAAAGATCTTTTAAAATATAGCGACGAACCATCGTGTTGTACTGAATTACAAGAAGCATTAGATTGTATGCTTGTTGTATTAAAATGCGTTAATGACAGCATGCATCAGACTGCAATTACTGGATTTGGT GGCGATCTAAATGCACAAGGTGAACTCTTATTGCAAGGTTCTTTCAGTGTATGGAGTAGCAGTAAACGAGAACGGCTTCTCAGGTTAAAACCATCACAGCGACATATATTCTTATACGAAAAGgcatttatattttgtaaacaTAGTAAACCACAAGCTCATAATAAAGCTACATACCATTTCAAAAGATATCTAAag aTGTCACAAATTGGATTAACAGAATCGGTAAAAGGTGATGCAAGACGTTTCGAAATTTGGCTACAAGGTCGAGCTGAAGTGCATACTATACAAGCATCTACAGTTGATGTCAAACAGTCTTGGGTGCGTCAAATTAAAGGCGTTTTAATGTCTCAATTGGCTGAGCTTAAAGGGAAACAAAATTCTGCTCTTGGAAAAACCAATCAcaagtatatattattatttataggaCACATTAAAAACTTTaatgattataataattttgcacaaaatatttgtagacCTTTGCGGCAAACGATTTCATGGGAAGCTCAAGGCAGCGTTTCAGGATCGTTACGAACTCTTTCAGTTGATGGTAGCAGTGTTATATCGCatattacagatatttcaCAGTCAACTGAAGATGATATTGCATGGAGTTCAGAAAACAGTAATACTGATGATGAAGATGCTTTCAGTGAAAATCCTGGTCCTGCTCCT GGTGGAAGATATGTAGCATTAGCTGATTATTGTGCAGTTGGTCAATCAGAAGTTACAATGCGCGAGGGAGACAATCTAGAGCTTCTTAAAGTCGGATGTGCTGGTTGGTggtttgtaaaattaataagtACTGGAATAGAAGGGTGGGCACCAGCAGCTTACTTGGAACCAATGAATCGGAAGAGTTCACGTAGCTCACAATCAGTTAACAGCCAAGAAACCATATGA
- the LOC126866172 gene encoding guanine nucleotide exchange factor DBS-like isoform X3 — MASSPTSIENQIDSFLEQFKRSASRAMEESHRSSYNACSSSISHSRSGNLDLEILEAEDVESMTGEIENGDLAIRDVADLLQSQYAIIAGGKTREGCPIITFPDNGNFHNLSDLDYQRLMLYLTSVPTLQEADLGFHLIIDRRNDKWNSVKTVLLKISGFFPGLVHVAYVLRPAGFLQKAISEVSNKLFREDFKFRVIFLANVAELHELIDKDQLTEQLGGTLPYCHHTWIQNRISLEKFSSMTQDVSLALDSFTRRLAEIEFPNNTVATTSLLSQQQVEYNELKEEILSAARHGEALLDSVRQLTGKGTADRLGNVAAIERLLVQLEETERTFDLFWTHHSSRLRHCLALRQFEADFRELQAILDQHLKTIEEMTEVGETQARVEQLVCDTSAFQRICRGDIERAEEVISAGQQLLSGRHQCPTDVVEPKCVELQRICTILSQRLERRLHMLTKCRELMERIDKANTWCTRGIELLASQNNTTPPDQALQELQELIEAAEEFHHPRCIFQDSVMPETKALITQVLQRIEDVSLMCDKRIMTLKQQLIKPARPVQTVTPEPVKPLQSLPQIVKPGRILKKANTMPKMEMSPIEGESSSPESESKDTEALRLKRGHVLAELVETERIYVAELGTIIKGYKMELINEAMAHLVPAALVGKGDILFGNLEDIYIFHGETFLKDLENCISNTELVALCFVQRREMFFRLYSYYCQNIPRSEKLREQIQNEPQFLAACQQKLGHKLHLAAYLLKPVQRITKYQLLLKDLLKYSDEPSCCTELQEALDCMLVVLKCVNDSMHQTAITGFGGDLNAQGELLLQGSFSVWSSSKRERLLRLKPSQRHIFLYEKAFIFCKHSKPQAHNKATYHFKRYLKMSQIGLTESVKGDARRFEIWLQGRAEVHTIQASTVDVKQSWVRQIKGVLMSQLAELKGKQNSALGKTNHKPLRQTISWEAQGSVSGSLRTLSVDGSSVISHITDISQSTEDDIAWSSENSNTDDEDAFSENPGPAPGGRYVALADYCAVGQSEVTMREGDNLELLKVGCAGWWFVKLISTGIEGWAPAAYLEPMNRKSSRSSQSVNSQETI, encoded by the exons ATGGCCAGCTCGCCGACCAGCATCGAAAATCAAATAGACAGTTTTTTGGAACAGTTCAAACGCAGTGCCTCCCGCGCAATGGAAGAGTCTCATAGGTCCAGTTATAATGCTTGTAGCAGTAGTATCAGTCATAGTCGAAGTGGAAACCTGGATCTCGAAATCTTGGAAGCTG aaGATGTAGAGAGCATGACAGGTGAGATTGAAAATGGAGATTTGGCAATCCGAGATGTTGCAGACCTTCTTCAATCACAGTATGCTATTATAGCAG GAGGAAAAACTCGAGAAGGATGTCCTATAATTACTTTTCCAGATAATggtaattttcataatttatctGACTTGGATTACCAACGTCTCATGCTGTATCTTACTTCTGTGCCAAC ATTACAAGAAGCAGATCTTGGATTCCATTTAATTATTGATAGAAGAAATGATAAGTGGAACTCTGTGAAAACTGTGTTATTAAAGATCTCT GGCTTTTTTCCTGGTTTAGTTCATGTAGCATATGTTCTGCGTCCAGCTGGATTTTTACAAAAAGCTATTTCAGAAGTATCAAACAAGCTATTTAGAGAAGATTTCAAATTTAGAGTTATATTTTTAGCAAATGTTGCTGAACTTCATGAACTTATAGATAAAGATCAGTTAACTGAACAACTGGGTGGTACCTTGCCATATTGTCATCACACTTGGATACAAAATAGAATT aGTTTAGAAAAATTTTCATCAATGACTCAAGACGTATCTCTCGCATTGGATTCTTTCACTCGGCGTTTAGCCGAAATtgaatttcctaataatacaGTTGCAACTACATCTTTACTATCTCAACAACAAGTAGAATACAAtgaattaaaagaagaaattcttAGTGCTGCAAGACATGGTGAAGCACTATTGGATAGTGTAAGACAATTAACTGGCAAGGGAACAGCTGATAGATTAGGAAatgttgcagcaatagaaag ATTGCTTGTTCAGTTAGAAGAAACAGAACGCACTTTTGACCTGTTTTGGACACATCATAGTTCTCGTTTGAGACACTGCTTAGCATTAAGACAATTTGAAGCTGACTTTAGAGAGTTACAAGCAATATTAGATCAACATCTAAAAACTATAGAAGAAATGACAGAAGTAGGAGAAACTCAAGCAAGGGTTGAGCAGTTAGTTTGTGACACATCAGCATTTCAAAGAATATGTAGA GGAGATATAGAACGAGCAGAGGAGGTGATATCTGCTGGTCAACAACTATTATCTGGGAGGCATCAATGTCCTACAGATGTTGTAGAACCAAAGTGCGTGGAACTACAGAGGATTTGTACTATTCTAAGTCAAAGATTAGAAAGACGATTACATATGTTAACTAAATGTAGGGAACTCATGGAACGTATAGATAAG gCAAACACATGGTGTACACGTGGTATAGAATTACTTGCCTCACAAAACAATACGACTCCACCTGATCAAGCACTTCAAGAATTACAAGAATTAATAGAAGCTGCTGAAGAATTTCACCATCCCAGATGTATTTTTCAAGACTCTGTAATGCCTGAAACTAAGGCTCTTATTACTCAa gtTTTGCAAAGAATAGAAGATGTATCTTTGATGTGTGATAAAAGAATAATGACACTAAAACAGCAATTAATTAAACCAGCAAGACCAGTTCAAACTGTAACACCTGAACCAGTTAAACCATTGCAATCACTGCCTCAAATTGTTAAACCTGGAAGAATTCTTAAAAAAGCTAACACTATGCCGAAG ATGGAGATGAGTCCTATAGAAGGGGAATCTTCATCTCCAGAAAGTGAATCTAAAGACACAGAAGCTTTACGTTTAAAGCGTGGACATGTTTTAGCGGAACTAGTTGAAACTGAACGAATTTATGTTGCTGAGTTAGGTACTATAATTAAAGGATACAAAATggaattaataaatgaagCAATGGCTCATTTAGTACCAGCAGCATTAGTCGGCAAAGgagatattttatttggaaaCTTAGaagatatatacatttttcatggagaaacatttttaaaagatttagaaaattgtatttcaaaTACCGAACTTGTCGCGTTATGTTTTGTACAAAGG CGCGAGATGTTCTTCAGATTATATAGTTATTATTGTCAAAACATTCCGAGATCTGAAAAATTACGAGAACAGATACAAAATGAACCACAGTTTCTTGCAGCTTGTCAACAAAAGCTTGGTCACAAATTACACCTTGCTGCATACCTTCTAAAGCCTGTTCAACGTATAACAAAATACCAATTGTTGTTGAAAGATCTTTTAAAATATAGCGACGAACCATCGTGTTGTACTGAATTACAAGAAGCATTAGATTGTATGCTTGTTGTATTAAAATGCGTTAATGACAGCATGCATCAGACTGCAATTACTGGATTTGGT GGCGATCTAAATGCACAAGGTGAACTCTTATTGCAAGGTTCTTTCAGTGTATGGAGTAGCAGTAAACGAGAACGGCTTCTCAGGTTAAAACCATCACAGCGACATATATTCTTATACGAAAAGgcatttatattttgtaaacaTAGTAAACCACAAGCTCATAATAAAGCTACATACCATTTCAAAAGATATCTAAag aTGTCACAAATTGGATTAACAGAATCGGTAAAAGGTGATGCAAGACGTTTCGAAATTTGGCTACAAGGTCGAGCTGAAGTGCATACTATACAAGCATCTACAGTTGATGTCAAACAGTCTTGGGTGCGTCAAATTAAAGGCGTTTTAATGTCTCAATTGGCTGAGCTTAAAGGGAAACAAAATTCTGCTCTTGGAAAAACCAATCAcaa acCTTTGCGGCAAACGATTTCATGGGAAGCTCAAGGCAGCGTTTCAGGATCGTTACGAACTCTTTCAGTTGATGGTAGCAGTGTTATATCGCatattacagatatttcaCAGTCAACTGAAGATGATATTGCATGGAGTTCAGAAAACAGTAATACTGATGATGAAGATGCTTTCAGTGAAAATCCTGGTCCTGCTCCT GGTGGAAGATATGTAGCATTAGCTGATTATTGTGCAGTTGGTCAATCAGAAGTTACAATGCGCGAGGGAGACAATCTAGAGCTTCTTAAAGTCGGATGTGCTGGTTGGTggtttgtaaaattaataagtACTGGAATAGAAGGGTGGGCACCAGCAGCTTACTTGGAACCAATGAATCGGAAGAGTTCACGTAGCTCACAATCAGTTAACAGCCAAGAAACCATATGA
- the LOC126866172 gene encoding guanine nucleotide exchange factor DBS-like isoform X2, protein MASSPTSIENQIDSFLEQFKRSASRAMEESHRSSYNACSSSISHSRSGNLDLEILEAEDVESMTGEIENGDLAIRDVADLLQSQYAIIAGGKTREGCPIITFPDNGNFHNLSDLDYQRLMLYLTSVPTLQEADLGFHLIIDRRNDKWNSVKTVLLKISGFFPGLVHVAYVLRPAGFLQKAISEVSNKLFREDFKFRVIFLANVAELHELIDKDQLTEQLGGTLPYCHHTWIQNRISLEKFSSMTQDVSLALDSFTRRLAEIEFPNNTVATTSLLSQQQVEYNELKEEILSAARHGEALLDSVRQLTGKGTADRLGNVAAIERLLVQLEETERTFDLFWTHHSSRLRHCLALRQFEADFRELQAILDQHLKTIEEMTEVGETQARVEQLVCDTSAFQRICRSYLLHTMWIWVLGDIERAEEVISAGQQLLSGRHQCPTDVVEPKCVELQRICTILSQRLERRLHMLTKCRELMERIDKANTWCTRGIELLASQNNTTPPDQALQELQELIEAAEEFHHPRCIFQDSVMPETKALITQVLQRIEDVSLMCDKRIMTLKQQLIKPARPVQTVTPEPVKPLQSLPQIVKPGRILKKANTMPKMEMSPIEGESSSPESESKDTEALRLKRGHVLAELVETERIYVAELGTIIKGYKMELINEAMAHLVPAALVGKGDILFGNLEDIYIFHGETFLKDLENCISNTELVALCFVQRREMFFRLYSYYCQNIPRSEKLREQIQNEPQFLAACQQKLGHKLHLAAYLLKPVQRITKYQLLLKDLLKYSDEPSCCTELQEALDCMLVVLKCVNDSMHQTAITGFGGDLNAQGELLLQGSFSVWSSSKRERLLRLKPSQRHIFLYEKAFIFCKHSKPQAHNKATYHFKRYLKMSQIGLTESVKGDARRFEIWLQGRAEVHTIQASTVDVKQSWVRQIKGVLMSQLAELKGKQNSALGKTNHKPLRQTISWEAQGSVSGSLRTLSVDGSSVISHITDISQSTEDDIAWSSENSNTDDEDAFSENPGPAPGGRYVALADYCAVGQSEVTMREGDNLELLKVGCAGWWFVKLISTGIEGWAPAAYLEPMNRKSSRSSQSVNSQETI, encoded by the exons ATGGCCAGCTCGCCGACCAGCATCGAAAATCAAATAGACAGTTTTTTGGAACAGTTCAAACGCAGTGCCTCCCGCGCAATGGAAGAGTCTCATAGGTCCAGTTATAATGCTTGTAGCAGTAGTATCAGTCATAGTCGAAGTGGAAACCTGGATCTCGAAATCTTGGAAGCTG aaGATGTAGAGAGCATGACAGGTGAGATTGAAAATGGAGATTTGGCAATCCGAGATGTTGCAGACCTTCTTCAATCACAGTATGCTATTATAGCAG GAGGAAAAACTCGAGAAGGATGTCCTATAATTACTTTTCCAGATAATggtaattttcataatttatctGACTTGGATTACCAACGTCTCATGCTGTATCTTACTTCTGTGCCAAC ATTACAAGAAGCAGATCTTGGATTCCATTTAATTATTGATAGAAGAAATGATAAGTGGAACTCTGTGAAAACTGTGTTATTAAAGATCTCT GGCTTTTTTCCTGGTTTAGTTCATGTAGCATATGTTCTGCGTCCAGCTGGATTTTTACAAAAAGCTATTTCAGAAGTATCAAACAAGCTATTTAGAGAAGATTTCAAATTTAGAGTTATATTTTTAGCAAATGTTGCTGAACTTCATGAACTTATAGATAAAGATCAGTTAACTGAACAACTGGGTGGTACCTTGCCATATTGTCATCACACTTGGATACAAAATAGAATT aGTTTAGAAAAATTTTCATCAATGACTCAAGACGTATCTCTCGCATTGGATTCTTTCACTCGGCGTTTAGCCGAAATtgaatttcctaataatacaGTTGCAACTACATCTTTACTATCTCAACAACAAGTAGAATACAAtgaattaaaagaagaaattcttAGTGCTGCAAGACATGGTGAAGCACTATTGGATAGTGTAAGACAATTAACTGGCAAGGGAACAGCTGATAGATTAGGAAatgttgcagcaatagaaag ATTGCTTGTTCAGTTAGAAGAAACAGAACGCACTTTTGACCTGTTTTGGACACATCATAGTTCTCGTTTGAGACACTGCTTAGCATTAAGACAATTTGAAGCTGACTTTAGAGAGTTACAAGCAATATTAGATCAACATCTAAAAACTATAGAAGAAATGACAGAAGTAGGAGAAACTCAAGCAAGGGTTGAGCAGTTAGTTTGTGACACATCAGCATTTCAAAGAATATGTAGA TCCTATTTGTTGCATACCATGTGGATTTGGGTCTTG GGAGATATAGAACGAGCAGAGGAGGTGATATCTGCTGGTCAACAACTATTATCTGGGAGGCATCAATGTCCTACAGATGTTGTAGAACCAAAGTGCGTGGAACTACAGAGGATTTGTACTATTCTAAGTCAAAGATTAGAAAGACGATTACATATGTTAACTAAATGTAGGGAACTCATGGAACGTATAGATAAG gCAAACACATGGTGTACACGTGGTATAGAATTACTTGCCTCACAAAACAATACGACTCCACCTGATCAAGCACTTCAAGAATTACAAGAATTAATAGAAGCTGCTGAAGAATTTCACCATCCCAGATGTATTTTTCAAGACTCTGTAATGCCTGAAACTAAGGCTCTTATTACTCAa gtTTTGCAAAGAATAGAAGATGTATCTTTGATGTGTGATAAAAGAATAATGACACTAAAACAGCAATTAATTAAACCAGCAAGACCAGTTCAAACTGTAACACCTGAACCAGTTAAACCATTGCAATCACTGCCTCAAATTGTTAAACCTGGAAGAATTCTTAAAAAAGCTAACACTATGCCGAAG ATGGAGATGAGTCCTATAGAAGGGGAATCTTCATCTCCAGAAAGTGAATCTAAAGACACAGAAGCTTTACGTTTAAAGCGTGGACATGTTTTAGCGGAACTAGTTGAAACTGAACGAATTTATGTTGCTGAGTTAGGTACTATAATTAAAGGATACAAAATggaattaataaatgaagCAATGGCTCATTTAGTACCAGCAGCATTAGTCGGCAAAGgagatattttatttggaaaCTTAGaagatatatacatttttcatggagaaacatttttaaaagatttagaaaattgtatttcaaaTACCGAACTTGTCGCGTTATGTTTTGTACAAAGG CGCGAGATGTTCTTCAGATTATATAGTTATTATTGTCAAAACATTCCGAGATCTGAAAAATTACGAGAACAGATACAAAATGAACCACAGTTTCTTGCAGCTTGTCAACAAAAGCTTGGTCACAAATTACACCTTGCTGCATACCTTCTAAAGCCTGTTCAACGTATAACAAAATACCAATTGTTGTTGAAAGATCTTTTAAAATATAGCGACGAACCATCGTGTTGTACTGAATTACAAGAAGCATTAGATTGTATGCTTGTTGTATTAAAATGCGTTAATGACAGCATGCATCAGACTGCAATTACTGGATTTGGT GGCGATCTAAATGCACAAGGTGAACTCTTATTGCAAGGTTCTTTCAGTGTATGGAGTAGCAGTAAACGAGAACGGCTTCTCAGGTTAAAACCATCACAGCGACATATATTCTTATACGAAAAGgcatttatattttgtaaacaTAGTAAACCACAAGCTCATAATAAAGCTACATACCATTTCAAAAGATATCTAAag aTGTCACAAATTGGATTAACAGAATCGGTAAAAGGTGATGCAAGACGTTTCGAAATTTGGCTACAAGGTCGAGCTGAAGTGCATACTATACAAGCATCTACAGTTGATGTCAAACAGTCTTGGGTGCGTCAAATTAAAGGCGTTTTAATGTCTCAATTGGCTGAGCTTAAAGGGAAACAAAATTCTGCTCTTGGAAAAACCAATCAcaa acCTTTGCGGCAAACGATTTCATGGGAAGCTCAAGGCAGCGTTTCAGGATCGTTACGAACTCTTTCAGTTGATGGTAGCAGTGTTATATCGCatattacagatatttcaCAGTCAACTGAAGATGATATTGCATGGAGTTCAGAAAACAGTAATACTGATGATGAAGATGCTTTCAGTGAAAATCCTGGTCCTGCTCCT GGTGGAAGATATGTAGCATTAGCTGATTATTGTGCAGTTGGTCAATCAGAAGTTACAATGCGCGAGGGAGACAATCTAGAGCTTCTTAAAGTCGGATGTGCTGGTTGGTggtttgtaaaattaataagtACTGGAATAGAAGGGTGGGCACCAGCAGCTTACTTGGAACCAATGAATCGGAAGAGTTCACGTAGCTCACAATCAGTTAACAGCCAAGAAACCATATGA